CAGATGCAAATGTAGATAGTAAAGCCAAAAGCAAGCCCCCGGATGTGAGCGACAAATTTCAATTTATTTGCCAAAAACAAAAGGGCAAGCCTCGCTTGCCGTTTCCGTACGCCAATCTGGCGGTATTTTCGCGCGAATTATTTCATCTGCATGGTCAATCCATCGTGCTCACCCCAGTGCATTAGCACTTCTGCAGGCGCAGCCCCATTTGCTACCTGCCATTGCAGCAATGATTGCGAAACCACCGGCAGAATTTGCTGATTCAGCAAATGATCGATATTACGGGCGCCCGTATCAGGCAAAAGGCAGCTTTGTGCAATGAAATCAGAGAGTGACTCATCAAACGACAGCGCCGAGCGATAATGCTGTGCCATCCGCTGAGCAACCTTGGTCAGCTTCATCTGCACGATGGTACGGATGGCGGTGATGTCCAAGGGGCGGTAAATCACCGTTTGAAAGCGAGCCAGTAGCGCTGGCTGGAAATGTTCGACCAACAGAGGGCGGATCGCTTCGTGGGCCGCAGCAAGCTCACAATCGGCATTGATGTCATGCAACGCCATGAGTTCAGCACTACCCAGATTCGAAGTCATCAAAATCACGGTATTGCGAAAATCAATTTCCCGCCCTTCTCCATCGCGCATAAAACCGCGATCAAATACTTGATAGAACAGATTAAGCACATCCCGATGTGCTTTTTCGACCTCATCCAGCAGGACAATAGAGTACGGGCGTTGCCGCACAGCCTCGGTCAACACACCACCCTGGCCGTAGCCCACATATCCGGGCGGCGATCCTTTGAGCTGAGAAACCGTATGAGCTTCCTGGTACTCAGACAGGTTAATGGTGACCACCGCACGCTCGCCCCCGAACAACGCATCAGACAGCGCCAGGGCTGTCTCAGTTTTGCCAATGCCGGACGGACCAACCAGCAGAAATACGCCCAGCGGGCCGTCACTGGTTTTCATGCCCGTTTTTGCAGCCCGCAGACTGCTGGCAATACTCGATAGCGCATCCGGTTGCCCAACTACACGGCAAGACAATTGGTTTTCCAAAGCCAACAGGCTGGCTTGTTCATTTTTGAGCAAGCTGGCCAATGGGATACCAGTCCAGTCTGCAATCACCGCAGCGACGACAGCAGCATCGACCTCGGTATGGACTAGCACGGATTGGTTCTGCTGCAAGGCACTTAGTTGTGTGCGAAGCGTCTGTACAAGCTTGGCGGTTTCGGTATCTGGGGCTTTTACATCCGACTTTAAGGCCTCATGCAATTGCCTGACCAGGGACAGTGCTTGCTCGTGCGTTTGCCGTAACGCCATGAGCTGGCGATCTGCTTCGGATATCTCATGCTCTAGCTCCACCAAGCGAGCAGTGCCATCAGCATGGCCAGCGTGGGCATCCTCTTGCAGTGCGTGCATCTCGGTTTGCAAAGCGGTCAGCCGCGCCATCAGACGTTCCAGCTCAGCCGGTGTAGCGTCAAGACTCATGCGCACCCGTGCAGCCGCGGTGTCAATCAGATCGACAGCTTTGTCGGGCAACTGGCGGCCGGTGAGATATCGGCGAGATAACTGGACGGCGGCGGTCACTGCTTCATCCCTGATATGCACGCCGTGGTGGACGGCATAGCGAGACTGCAAGCCGCGCAGCATCAGGCAAGCGGCGGCATCATCAGGTTCGTCTACCTTGACCATCTGGAAGCGCCGCTCCAGCGCTGCATCACGCTCAAAGTATTGCTTGTATTCAGACCAGGTGGTGGCGGCAATGGTACGCAACTCTCCGCGGGCAAGTGCAGGCTTGAGCAAGTTGGCGGCATCAGCCTCACCGGCGCTATTCCCCGCGCCAATCAGGGTGTGCGCCTCGTCGATGAACAGCAGGATGGGTGCAGGGGACGACTGCACCGCATCGATCACATTTTTAAGGCGCTGCTCAAACTCGCCTTTTACCCCTGCCCCCGCCTGCAGCAACCCGAGATCAAGTACCAGAACCAGCACCGGCTTCAAGTTCTCCGGTACGTCGCCTTCGGCTATTTTCAGCGCCAGCCCTTCTACCAACGCCGTTTTACCAACGCCCGGATCGCCAACCAGAATGGGATTGTTCTTGCGGCGACGCGCCAGGATGTCAATCATCTGGCGAATTTCAATATCGCGCCCAAAAACCGGGTCGATCTGGCCAGCCCGGGCTTTTTCAGTCAGATCAATGGTAAAGCGCTGTAGTGCTTCAGGCCGGGCTTGCAGCTGCGGCGAGACGGCCTTTGTAACCGTGCTTTGAGGTGCTCCGGAGGTATCAGCCTCTTTTGCGCTAAATACTGGACTTGTCGATGCAGCAGGAGCGGGAGCTTCTGCGGAAACGGGATCAAGCTCTGGCAACAACCGCCGAATTTGTGATGCCGAAAGACTCAACAGCGGCCAGGCTTCGTGAGCACGCAATAAATGGGGGTTGTCCTGCAGCGCCTGCAATAAGTGAGCCGAACGTATTTGCTCGCTGTTTTGTTCCAGCGAGGCGATCAGCCACGCACTTTCCAGCCACTCCCCCAGCGAGCGGGATAGACCAGGTTTGCCCCGTAAATCGTGCGGGCTTCGCTCAAGTGCGGTTAGCAGACCCTGCCAGATGACATCCATATCCAGCTCGTAACGACGGACAATTACCGGAATATCTCCGTCCCCGGGCTCCAGCAATTTCACGAGCCAATGCTCGGGAGTAATGTCAGTGTGGGCGCGTGTTTGGGCAAGACCGGCAGCGGCCTCCAGCGCACGGGTGCAATAATCATTGAGGCGGCGCAGCAATTGGGCAGGATCGCGAAGTGACATGGTGGCGTGGCCTGGTAGCAAAAAGCAGGGGGAGAGATAAAACATGAACCGGCCCGCCGGACGACGGGCCGAGCAATAGCAGACTTGGTTAAAACCGCCTTAGCGGCCTTCAGTCCAGCTATCGGAGTGGATGATGTTGCCATCTTTGTACGCCCACGTGATTTTCTCGTAGCGCATTTCGACCTTTTCCGGATGGTTGTATTTCTCTTTGCCCGGCTCTTTGATGTTATGCATTACCGGGGAAACGCCTACGACCTTGACGTTATCCAGTTTGGTATTGAAGTACTCCACTTCGTTACCGGCATCATCAATCTTGTACCACTTGATTTCGACGCTTTTCAGGGTCTGACCGCTGGTCACAGCCTTGTACAGGTACGGCGAAGATGCATCGGTTTCCTTGAAGAACACCAGCGGCTCATGCACGCGAGTGCCGGTCAGTTTGCCGGTATTGCCGTCGGTAGGAATACGCACGCCGTGCGTGAACTCGACGACTTCAACGCTGCCTTCACGCCCTTGTACAGTCACGGAGCCCTTGATGTCGGCGCCGCCGTCATCCTTTAGCCACATATATGCTGGAATTGCCATGAGTCATTTCTCCTTGGGGTAGTTGATGCTGCCTTGCAGGCAGCGCGGGTTACATCAATGCGCCGGGATATCCGGCACAAGCGTAATTTCGACGCGCCGGTTGCGTGCCTTGTTGGCGACGCTGTCATTTGGCGCAAGCGGCGTGCTGCCACCAAAACCTTTAACGGCAAAGTGCGAAGGTGGCAGGCTGGACATATTGATGAACCAGTCCCGTACGGCAATGGCGCGGGCCTCGGATAATTTCTGGTTGATAGCAGGGTTGCCGGTGTTATCGGTATGCCCTGCAATCAGGGCTTGTTTTTCCGGATTGGCGGTGATGCTCATCAGGGCGGTCATCAAAACGCGGTTTGCGTCCGGCTTAAGGGTTGCCTTGCCGCTGTCAAATAACGACAAGCTATCCAGGCTAATCATGGCTGGTGGAGGTGGAGGCGGCGCGTATCCGCGGATTTCGCGCTCAAGCAAAGGCAAAAGGCCCTCACCGCGATACATTCCCCAGCTCAGACGCCAAGGGACGCCTGTACGAGCAAATGACAGCAACTGATCGCGGTCAGCTTGAAGTTGCCTCAGCGCGCCAAGCTTGGCGCCCGGCATCTGATAACCTGTCAACCGATAGCTGCCAATGTCGTCACGAATCTGCTGGATCAGGCGTTCGTTACCCAAGTACGATGCCGCCATGGCTGCGGCGACCGCTAACGCCGTGAAGCTCATCGCATCCAACAGCCCACGCAACCAGCCTGCGCAACGCCAGGAGTGAGGCAAATGTGGCACGATGGGCAACGGCAGAGGAGCGCCTGCCGGCAGGCCAGCGTGCGAGGCTGGCACCAGTGCGGCACGATCTTTGAGCCATTGCGCCCACAGATGTTGCGGTACGCTGGCCTCCAAAGTGTTGCTCACCAATACACCCTGCAGTTTCAAGGGCGCTAATCCATTGACGGTTGTACCCAGCATTGGCAGTGCCTGCTCTTGTGTCCATGCCAGGAGAGCCTGGGTTCGCGCGTTGTAACGGTGCACCAGCGAAGGCGCTCCGCAGACACTGTCCAGCGAGCAGGTATCCAGTCGCTGCAGGAGTGCCGGGATTTGAGTCGCCGCAGGTTGCGGCCGGCCCAGCGCGGAAATCAGAGTGCCGCGCCAATCCAGCTGGGTGCCAGTTCCTTCATCCAACCGTGCAAATAAGGTGAGATAAGCCGGAATGCGTTGCGCAACGCGGCGTTGCAATCCGGCTATGGCATAACGCCAGCCCACGAGATCGCCTTGCAACCTGGCAAGATCAGTACTTTGCTCCGGGGCCACACCAAGTACGACCGCATCGGGTGCTCGCGAACGCCAGTACTGCAACCGTTGGGAGACGGGAAGCAACATTGACGATTCCGGCACATCAATCCAGACCGCGTTGCCATCATGTACGGTAGTTGGCTGATGTCCCCGGTTGCCACCGGCTCGGCATACCAGAATTACCGGTGTGTCGTCACGCAGATCTCGAGGTAAATCCTGCAAGACCGGGCCAGATGCAAACTGGATTTGCTGGGTCTGTTGTTGCCGGCAGCGGCGCTGCCGATAAACCAGGACAATGCAAATCCCGACAAGAACCGCGGCACTGGTACCCCATTTCCAAGCGGGACTGAACGGCAAGCTGAACTGGCACAATGCGAGTAACAGGTAACCCAGCCAGAGGGTCACAGGAATAAAAGGATAGCGACGAAACACGATGGCTAGCCTTTGACCGAAGTCGTTAGCGCGGCTACCTGGGCATCAAGCAGATGCATCAACATCAGGCCCAATATCACGGTCAGCGCACTAATCAACAACAACCACATCAAGGGCGAGAGACCACGCCAGTTACTTAGCCACGCCCCCTGCCCGGCCTTGACCAACAGAGACGGGGTTGGCTGGTTGCTCTGATCCAGGCTTTTCAACGCGTTAAAGGTATTCATACGCGCTGGATCAGTTTCGCTGGGGTAA
This genomic interval from Silvimonas soli contains the following:
- the tssH gene encoding type VI secretion system ATPase TssH, with protein sequence MSLRDPAQLLRRLNDYCTRALEAAAGLAQTRAHTDITPEHWLVKLLEPGDGDIPVIVRRYELDMDVIWQGLLTALERSPHDLRGKPGLSRSLGEWLESAWLIASLEQNSEQIRSAHLLQALQDNPHLLRAHEAWPLLSLSASQIRRLLPELDPVSAEAPAPAASTSPVFSAKEADTSGAPQSTVTKAVSPQLQARPEALQRFTIDLTEKARAGQIDPVFGRDIEIRQMIDILARRRKNNPILVGDPGVGKTALVEGLALKIAEGDVPENLKPVLVLVLDLGLLQAGAGVKGEFEQRLKNVIDAVQSSPAPILLFIDEAHTLIGAGNSAGEADAANLLKPALARGELRTIAATTWSEYKQYFERDAALERRFQMVKVDEPDDAAACLMLRGLQSRYAVHHGVHIRDEAVTAAVQLSRRYLTGRQLPDKAVDLIDTAAARVRMSLDATPAELERLMARLTALQTEMHALQEDAHAGHADGTARLVELEHEISEADRQLMALRQTHEQALSLVRQLHEALKSDVKAPDTETAKLVQTLRTQLSALQQNQSVLVHTEVDAAVVAAVIADWTGIPLASLLKNEQASLLALENQLSCRVVGQPDALSSIASSLRAAKTGMKTSDGPLGVFLLVGPSGIGKTETALALSDALFGGERAVVTINLSEYQEAHTVSQLKGSPPGYVGYGQGGVLTEAVRQRPYSIVLLDEVEKAHRDVLNLFYQVFDRGFMRDGEGREIDFRNTVILMTSNLGSAELMALHDINADCELAAAHEAIRPLLVEHFQPALLARFQTVIYRPLDITAIRTIVQMKLTKVAQRMAQHYRSALSFDESLSDFIAQSCLLPDTGARNIDHLLNQQILPVVSQSLLQWQVANGAAPAEVLMHWGEHDGLTMQMK
- a CDS encoding Hcp family type VI secretion system effector, whose product is MAIPAYMWLKDDGGADIKGSVTVQGREGSVEVVEFTHGVRIPTDGNTGKLTGTRVHEPLVFFKETDASSPYLYKAVTSGQTLKSVEIKWYKIDDAGNEVEYFNTKLDNVKVVGVSPVMHNIKEPGKEKYNHPEKVEMRYEKITWAYKDGNIIHSDSWTEGR
- a CDS encoding OmpA family protein produces the protein MSFTALAVAAAMAASYLGNERLIQQIRDDIGSYRLTGYQMPGAKLGALRQLQADRDQLLSFARTGVPWRLSWGMYRGEGLLPLLEREIRGYAPPPPPPAMISLDSLSLFDSGKATLKPDANRVLMTALMSITANPEKQALIAGHTDNTGNPAINQKLSEARAIAVRDWFINMSSLPPSHFAVKGFGGSTPLAPNDSVANKARNRRVEITLVPDIPAH